The following DNA comes from Streptomyces sp. NBC_00273.
GGTGTCGGGTCCCACGCCGAGGGCGCGCAGCCGGTGCGCGAGCCGGTTGGCGCGGGTGTCGAGCTCGCGGTAGGTGAGGGACGTGCCCTCGTGGACGAGGGCGACCGCTTCGGGGGTGCGGGCGGCGTGCCCGGCGAAGATCTCGTGGATGCAAGCCGGCTCGCCCGGAGCGTGCGGGAGGGCGGCGCGGGGCGGGAGCGGCGAGCCGATGCCGCTCCGCTCGTCGGCCGACAGCATCGGGAGCCGGCTGAGCGGGAGTTCGGGGCTTGCGGTGGCCGCGTCGAGGAGGCGGGCGAAGTGCCGGCCGAACTGCCGGGCGGTGGCGGCCTCGAACAGGTCGGCCCGGTACTCCAGCCGGCAGCTCAGCGCGCCGCCGGTGCGTACGACGTCGAAGGTCAGGTCGAACTTGGCGGTTCCGGCCGGCCCTTCGAGCATCGTGACCCTCGGGCCGGGCAGGCCCTCGGTCATGCCGTCCTCGTCGTGCAGGCCGAACATGACCCGGAAGGGGGGCGCGTCCTCGCCGGTGCGTCCGGGGGCGATCCGGTCGACGACGCGTTCGAAGGGCAGGTCCTGGTGGTCCTGGGCGTCGAGCACGGTGTCGCGTACGCGCTCCAGGTGGACCCGGAAGGCGGGGTCGTCGGACAGGTCCGCGCGGATGACCAGCGTGTTGACGAACAGGCCGACGGTGTCCTGGAACTCCTTGCGGTTGCGGCCCGCCACCGGCGTTCCGACGAGCACGTCGTCGGTGCCCGTGTAGCGGCCCAGCACGATCTGGAAGGCCGCCAACATCAGCGTGTAGGGGGTGCTGTGGGTGTCACGGCACAGGCGCTCCATCCGGGCGAGCACCTGGGCGGGCACCTCGAAGGAGTGCAGCGCCGCCGCGCCGCGGTCCGCTCCGGCACCGGGCCGGCCGTCCCGGGGCAGGGGCGCGTCGGGCAGTTCCCCGCCCAACTGCTGCTCCCAGTAGGCGAGCTGGCGCTGGGCGGCGGCTCCCTGGAGCCATTCCTCCTGCCAGTCGGAGAAGTCGGCGTACTGGTATTCGGGGACCTCGGGCCCTTCCAGGGCCTCGGCCGCGGCCGGCTGCGGCCGGTCGGCAGCGTCGGGGGCGCCGGCGTACCGGGCGTACGCGCCGAGGAGCTCGCGGGCGAGGATCCCGACGGACCAGCCGTCGGCGACGATGTGGTGCAGGGCGAGCGCGAGGACCGCGCCCTCGGGGGTGTGCAGCAGGGCCACCCGGAAGAGCGGTCCGGACTCCAGGTCGAAGGGCCGGTGGTGTTCGGCGGCCATCCACTCCTCGACGTCCCGGGGTCCGTGCGCCGCGGCGGCGGACCAGGCGAGCACGGCCTCGGTGTCGATGTGCTGCCACAGCTCGCCGTCGCGCAGGACGAACCGGGTGCGCAGTGCCTCGTGCCGGTCGAGCAGGCCCTGGGCGCACGTGCGGAGCGCGGCCTCGTCCACCGGTCCTTCGAGACCGTAGAAGACGGGCATGTGGTAGGTCGGCCTGCCCTCCTCCACCTGCTGGAGGAAGTACATCCGCTGCTGCGCTCCCGACGCGCGGAACGCGCTGAACGACGGCTCCGCAGGGCGTTCGGTCGGATCGTGACTGGCCAAGACAACTCCCTCGGCGCCGCACCGGTGGCTGGTACGCGGCGCATGCTCCGCTTGCTTGCCCGTTCAGCCTAGGAACGGCAGCGATTCGGGTGAAGTCGCCTGTTTCCGGTCCCCGATTCACGTGACCGCGGTTGTGGACGACCTGCGCAAGTACGGGTGGAAGGCCGTGTTCTGACGCCGTTCGGGGGCCCCGGGGCGGGACACTGCTGCCGCGGACCGATCCGAGATCGCCACAGGAGGCGCCATGCCCTTCATCACCGTCGGCCAGGAGAACACCACCGACATCGACCTGTACTACGAGGACCACGGCAGCGGGCAGCCCGTCGTCCTCATCCACGGCTACCCGCTGGACGGACACTCCTGGGAGAAGCAGCTGCCCGCCCTGCTGGACGCCGGCCACCGCGTCATCACCTACGACCGGCGCGGCTTCGGGCAGTCGTCCCAGCCCACCACCGGCTACGACTACGACACCTTCACCGACGACCTCCACACGCTGATGGAGACCCTCGACCTCACCGACACGATCCTCGTCGGCTTCTCCATGGGCACCGGCGAGGTCGGCCGATACCTCGGCACCCGCGGTTCCGGACGCGTGGCCAAGGCCGCCTTCCTCGCCGGCCTGGAGCCCTACCTCCTCAAGACCGACGACAACCCCACCGGCGTCGACGGCAGCGTCTTCGAGGGCATCCTCGCCGCCGTCACGAAGGACCGCTACGCCTACTTCACCGACTTCTACCAGGCCTTCTACAACCTCGACGAGAACCTCGGCACGCGCATCAGCGAGGAGACCGTCCGGGCGAGCTGGGCCACCGCCGCCGGCGCCTCCGCGTACGCCTCCCGCGCCGCCGTCCCCACGTGGACCACCGACTTCCGGGCCGACATCCCCAAGATCGACGTTCCCACCCTGATCCTCCACGGCACCGCGGACCGCATCCTCCCGATCGAGGCCACCGCGGAACCCTTCCACAAGGCCCTCCCGCACGCGGACTACGTCACCGTCGAGGGCGCCCCGCACGGTCTGCTGTGGACCCACGCCGAAGAGGTCAACAACGCCCTCCTCGCCTTCATCGGCAAGTAGCGCCCGGCTCGGCCGTCCGCCCCGCCCCGGGCTCCGCGCACTCCGGGGCCGCCGCCGCGGAGCCCGGGGCGGCGGCCCCGGAGCCGAGCATGATGCAAGAAATTTGCTTTAAGCTGGCCGCATGAGCCGAAAAGCGATGGTCCGCCCCGGAGGCCGCAGTGCGCGGGTCCAGGAGGCGGTCCACACCGCCGTGCGCGAGCTCCAGGCCGAACTGGGGCGTCCGGAGCTGACGATCCCGATGGTCGCGGCGCGGGCCGGCGTCACCCCGTCGACGATCTACCGCCGCTGGGGCGACCTACAGGAACTGCTCTCGGACGTCGCCGTCGAGCACCTGCGCCCGGACGCTCCGCCGCAGGACCACGGAGACCTGCTGTCGGACCTGCGGGGCTGGGCCGAGCAGTTCCAGGAGGAGATGGCCTCGCCCACGGGACGCGCGTACATCCGTGACGCGCTGCTCGGGGACCCCGACGGCGACAACGCGGGGCAGTGTTCGACCTATGCGGCGGAGCAGATCGCCATCGTGCTCGCCCGCGCCGCGGAGCGCGGCGAGGAGGCCCCCGACGTCGAGACGGTGCTCGACCGGGTCGTGGCGCCGATGATGTACCGCATCCTGTTCCGCCCCACCGGGCTCACCGGTGCGTACGCGCACCGGCTCGCGGGAGAGGCCGTACGGGGCTTCGGCGCACCCCGCTGACCGGCCCGGCACGCACGCCCCCCGGGTCAGCGGCGCGCCGCTGCGGCGGCCACGGGTTCGAGCCGGTAGCCGTCCCCCTCGGCGACCACGCGGCCGGCGGTCGGCGCGGGGAAGTGCGTACCGAGCACCAGGGCGCCGGTGTCGGCGAGTCGGGCGAGCAGCGCGCGGCGGGTGGCTTCGGCCTGCACGGGGTCGATGTCGACGCAGCTGCCGATCTCCGGGCGCGCCAGCTGCACGGGGTGGTGGACGGCGTCCCCGGTGACGAGGGCCGTCGCACCGGCGCTGCTCACCTCCACGGCGATCTGTCCGGGGGTGTGCCCCGGCGCGGGCAGCAGGCGCAGTCCCCGGGCCACCTCGATCCCCTCGTCCGGTACGTCGACCAGGTCGAGCAGACCCGCCTCCTCGACGGGCACGACGGAGTCGCGGAACATGCCGCGCCGCGCCTCGTCCATGTCGTAGGCGGCCCAGAACGCGTACTCCGCCCTCGACGTCAGGTACCGGGCGCCCGGGAAGGTCGGCACCCATGCGCCGTCCACCTCGCGGGTGTTCCATCCGACGTGGTCGGTGTGCAGATGGGTGAGGATCACCAGGTCGACGTTCTCGGGGGTGAACCCGATGTCCGCGAGGCGTGCGAGGTAGTCGGTACGGAGCTGGTGCCACGCCGGGTTGGCCCTGGTCTTGCCGTTGCCGATCCCGGTGTCGACGAGGACCCGCAGACCGTCCACGACCAGCGCGAAGCTGTGGCTGTCGAGGTGCAGGACGCCGTCCGGGCCGGCGAAGTCGGGCCGCAGCCAGTCGTGTTCGGCGACCACGTCCGGGGTGGCGGACGGCAGCAGCCACGGTCCGGTCGCGGGCGGCAGGGGCACCTCGTCGACGCGGTGGACCGCGATCTCCCCGACGGACCAGTGGGCGGCGGCTCCGGACGGGGCCCGTTCGGTGAACTGTGCGGTGCGCATGCGCGTGTTCCTTCGTCTACAGAGGGCCGGCCGAAACAAAAGCGATTCATTCGCTTTAAGCGACCGTAGGCCCTACCGTGAACTAACGCAAGCCGTTAGCTTTAAGGCAACGGCGATCGCTCCGTCGTTCCCCCTTGAAGGAAGGCAGCACATGTCCGCCCCGAACCTCACTCCCCCCGAAGCCGCCCGCTGGGCCGCACGGTCAGGGCTTCCGTTGGCGAAGGACCGCCATGCGGAAGTGGCGGCCACCGCCGACCACATCCACGCCGTCGTATCGCTCCTGCGGGAACTGGACTTCGGCGAGACACCGCCCTCCGCGACGTACCGTGCGGGAGGGGAGCAGCACGATGGAACCGTATGAGCTGACCGTGGCCGAAGCGGCCGAGGCCGTGCACGGCCGACAGGTCTCGCCGGTCGAACTGGTGGAGTCGGCGCTGGCGCGCATCGCACGGGTCGAGCCGCAGCTGAACGCCTTCACCGCCGTGACGGCCGACCGTGCGCGCGACGCGGCCCGCCGGGCGGAGACCGAGATCGCCCGTGGCACGCACCGGGGGCCCCTCCACGGGATGCCCGTCGGCCTGAAGGACCTCATCGACGTGGCCGGGACGGCGACCACGGCGAGCTCCCGGGCGCGGTCGGGGCACCGGGCGGAGGCCGACAGCACCGTCGCGGCGCGGCTCGCCTCGGCCGGGGCGGCCCTGGTGGGCAAGACCCACACGCACGAGTTCGCCTACGGCCTGACCACCCCTCAGACGGCCAACGCCTGGGATCCGGACCGGGTGGCCGGCGGGTCCAGCGGCGGTTCCGCCGTCGCCGTCGCGGCGGGGGCGGCCGCATTCGCCCTGGGCACCGACACCGGTGGATCGATCCGGGTGCCCGCCGCCCTCAACGGGGTCGTCGGGCTGAAACCGACGTACGGGCTGGTGCCGCGCCACGGCGTGACCTCGCTGTCCTGGTCGCTCGACCACGTGGGCCCCCTCACCCGCACCGTGGAGGACGCCGGGCTGGTCCTGGCCGCCCTGGTCGGACACGACCCGCGCGACCCGGCGTCCGTCGCGGCGCCGGCCGCGGACCACCGGCCGGGCCCCGGCACGGATCTGACGGGGCTGCGGGTCGGGGTGCCGGGCAACTACTACTTCGACCGGGTGGACCCGGAGGTCGAGGCCGCCGTCCGGCGGGCGATCGGACGGCTCGAGGAGCTCGGCGCGCGGCTCGTCGACGTCGAGATCCCGATGACGCGCTACGTCCGCGCGACCCATTGGGGCCTGATGGTTCCCGAGGCCTCCGCCTACCACGAACGGACCCTGCGGGCGGTGCCCGACCTGTACGGGGCCGACGTGCGGGTCCTGCTGGAGGCGGGCGAGCTCGTGACCGCGGGCGACTACCTGCGGGCCCAGCGCGCCCGCACCCTCATGGGGCGGGCCTGGCGGGACATGCTGGAGGCGGTCGACCTGATCGCCGCGCCGACCGTGCCGATCACCGCCGTCGAGTCCGGCCGGACCGAGGTGACCTGGGGCGACGGCAGCACGGAAAGCGTCGCCGACGCGTACGTACGGCTGTCGGCCCCGGCCAACCTCACCGGTGTTCCCGCGCTGAGCCTACCCGTCGGCCTGGACTCGGCGGGCCTGCCGATCGGCATGCAGCTCATGGGGAGGCCCTTCGGGGAAGCCGCGGTGCTGCGCGCGGGACACGCCCTCGAGCGGACCGGCAGCGCGCGCGGGCTGGCCCCGGAGCGGGCGGCGTAGCGGGACGGCCGAGGGTGCGCGAAGCGTCGCCGCGCGACGAACCGGCCGCGAAGGAGGCGGAGTTGAGCCAGTCCCCGCCGCTGCAGCCGGTGCGTCTGGTGGGGGTGGGGGCCGCTATGTAATGTCACATCGCATGATGCTCTTACGGCGTGCGGCGTCGGCCGCTGCCCTTCTCGCCACCGTCCTTCCCCTGGCCGTCGCCTCACCCGCGCACGCGGCCGACGGCTCGTCCGCGTGTCGCGCCTCCGCGTCCGTACCGCTGGACGCCGAACAGGCGCGGCTCTCGGACGCCCGCACCACGGCCCTCGTCGAGCGCGGCGGGTTCGGGGACTTCGTACGCCGGTTCCCCGCCGCGCTGTGCACGACCCGCGGCCCCGCCGAAGCCGACCGGCTGGTCACCGACTGGGGCGAGGCCCTGTGGCAGGCCTCCGTACGGCGGGCCCAGGGGCAGCGGCCCGGCGGCGACCTCGCCCCCGGGGACGACCGGCCGCTGTACTGGGCGCGGCTCGGCATGACCGCCGTACTCGCCCGCTGGCAGCCGGAGTTCACCGCCGACCGGGCCGCGCTCCGCGCCCGCTTCGAGGACGCCTCCCGGGGCCTGACGAACAACGCCTTCCGTACCGCGCCGGGCGTACGGCGCGTCTTCATCAGCGGGTTCGACCCCTTCGGGCTCGACGCCGAGATGCGCCGCGCCAACCCGTCGGGTTCGGCCGCCCTCCAGCTCAACGGACGGCGCGTGACCCTCGCCGACGGCAGCCCCGCCGAAATCCGTGCCGTCGTCCTCCCCGTGCGGTACGCCGACTTCGACGCCGGCATGGTGGAGCGGGCGTTCGCCCCGCGCCTGGCCGGCGGCCCCGCCCCGGCCGACGTCATCACCACCGTCAGCCAGGGCTACCCCGGCATCTTCACCCTGGAGGACTGGGCGGGACGGGCGCGGTCCGCCGACCCGTACCCCGACAACGTGCGCGCCCTGTCCGGGGGCACCCGCGAACACCCGGTGACCGCCCCCGACCTCGGCCCGGGACCGGAGTTCATCCGCACCACGCTCCCCGCGGGCGCCGTCACCGGCGCCGTGCAGAGCCCGTACCCGGTCCTCCTCAACAGCGACGTGACCGAGATCCCGGCGGGCGGCACGGCTCCCGTCGACCGGACCGACGGCCCGACCCCCGGCTCGCGGGCCGTGGCGGGCGGCGGGGGCGGCTACCTGTCCAACGAAGTGGCCTACCGCTCCAACCGGCTGCGCGCCGAACTCGCCCCGCACCTGCCCGGGGGCCATCTCCACACCCCGGTGCTCACCGGCCTGCCGGCCGACCCCCAGCAGCTGACCGGCCCCGAGTTCGAACGCAACGAGAGCGCGATAACCGCGGAGGTCCGCGCGGTCCTCGAACACGCCGCCGCACGACGGTAGCGGCAGCCCCGCCTGCGGTGCCTCCCGCTGCCATGGGGCAGGATGGCAGCCCGTTCCGGATGCGCACACGCGCCCGAACGCGGCTTCACGCACGACGAACTGACAGGTGACAAGGTGACGACACACCCACGCCCCATACGACGGCCGGCAGCGCCCGTCGCCACTCCCCCGGGCCGGCGCGGCGCACCGGAGGGGGTACGTTGAACCGGGATCTCGTCCTGCACGACTGGCTGGTCGCCGGGATCGCCCTGGCGGCGGGCGCCGCGGTCGGGCTGCTGCTGCGCGCCCTCCTGCGATGGCTGGGCCGGCACGCCGAGCGGACCCGGTGGCAGGGGGACGACATCATCGTCGACGCGCTGCGCACCATCGCGCCCGGGGCCGCGCTGATCGCGGGCGCGGCCGTGGCCGCCACGACCCTGCCGCTCACCGCGCGCGTCTCGGGGTTCGTGAACCAATCGCTGACCGCGCTGCTCATCCTCATCGCCACCCTCAGTGCGGCGCGGGTCGTCGCGGGCCTGGTCCAGTCCGTGGCGGCATCGCGCACGGGGGTGGCCGCATCGGCGTCCATCTTCGTCAACATCACGCGGATCGTGGTCCTCGTGATGGGCGTGCTCGTCGCCCTGGAGACCCTCGGGGTGTCCATCGCGCCGCTGGTCACCGCCCTCGGAGTGGGTGGTCTGGCGGTGGCCCTGGCCCTCCAGGACACCCTCGCCAACCTCTTCGCCGGCGTGCACATCCTCGCCTCGAAGACCGTGCAGCCCGGTGACTACATCCGGCTCACCAGCGGCGAGGAGGGCT
Coding sequences within:
- a CDS encoding mechanosensitive ion channel family protein; this encodes MNRDLVLHDWLVAGIALAAGAAVGLLLRALLRWLGRHAERTRWQGDDIIVDALRTIAPGAALIAGAAVAATTLPLTARVSGFVNQSLTALLILIATLSAARVVAGLVQSVAASRTGVAASASIFVNITRIVVLVMGVLVALETLGVSIAPLVTALGVGGLAVALALQDTLANLFAGVHILASKTVQPGDYIRLTSGEEGYVVDINWRNTVVRNLSNNLVIIPNGRLARTNMTNFTQPEAQFSILVQVGVGYESDLEHVERVTLDVVGKVMAHVDGADPAHEGAVRFHTFADSRINFTVILGVGEFSDQYRIKHEFIKRLHERFRTEGISIPAPTRTVELHRDEPRAPLSPLAPVPHQRESSALLPDGGR
- a CDS encoding TetR/AcrR family transcriptional regulator, with the translated sequence MSRKAMVRPGGRSARVQEAVHTAVRELQAELGRPELTIPMVAARAGVTPSTIYRRWGDLQELLSDVAVEHLRPDAPPQDHGDLLSDLRGWAEQFQEEMASPTGRAYIRDALLGDPDGDNAGQCSTYAAEQIAIVLARAAERGEEAPDVETVLDRVVAPMMYRILFRPTGLTGAYAHRLAGEAVRGFGAPR
- a CDS encoding amidase, translating into MEPYELTVAEAAEAVHGRQVSPVELVESALARIARVEPQLNAFTAVTADRARDAARRAETEIARGTHRGPLHGMPVGLKDLIDVAGTATTASSRARSGHRAEADSTVAARLASAGAALVGKTHTHEFAYGLTTPQTANAWDPDRVAGGSSGGSAVAVAAGAAAFALGTDTGGSIRVPAALNGVVGLKPTYGLVPRHGVTSLSWSLDHVGPLTRTVEDAGLVLAALVGHDPRDPASVAAPAADHRPGPGTDLTGLRVGVPGNYYFDRVDPEVEAAVRRAIGRLEELGARLVDVEIPMTRYVRATHWGLMVPEASAYHERTLRAVPDLYGADVRVLLEAGELVTAGDYLRAQRARTLMGRAWRDMLEAVDLIAAPTVPITAVESGRTEVTWGDGSTESVADAYVRLSAPANLTGVPALSLPVGLDSAGLPIGMQLMGRPFGEAAVLRAGHALERTGSARGLAPERAA
- a CDS encoding alpha/beta fold hydrolase, whose protein sequence is MPFITVGQENTTDIDLYYEDHGSGQPVVLIHGYPLDGHSWEKQLPALLDAGHRVITYDRRGFGQSSQPTTGYDYDTFTDDLHTLMETLDLTDTILVGFSMGTGEVGRYLGTRGSGRVAKAAFLAGLEPYLLKTDDNPTGVDGSVFEGILAAVTKDRYAYFTDFYQAFYNLDENLGTRISEETVRASWATAAGASAYASRAAVPTWTTDFRADIPKIDVPTLILHGTADRILPIEATAEPFHKALPHADYVTVEGAPHGLLWTHAEEVNNALLAFIGK
- a CDS encoding MBL fold metallo-hydrolase; this encodes MRTAQFTERAPSGAAAHWSVGEIAVHRVDEVPLPPATGPWLLPSATPDVVAEHDWLRPDFAGPDGVLHLDSHSFALVVDGLRVLVDTGIGNGKTRANPAWHQLRTDYLARLADIGFTPENVDLVILTHLHTDHVGWNTREVDGAWVPTFPGARYLTSRAEYAFWAAYDMDEARRGMFRDSVVPVEEAGLLDLVDVPDEGIEVARGLRLLPAPGHTPGQIAVEVSSAGATALVTGDAVHHPVQLARPEIGSCVDIDPVQAEATRRALLARLADTGALVLGTHFPAPTAGRVVAEGDGYRLEPVAAAAARR
- a CDS encoding pyroglutamyl peptidase; protein product: MMLLRRAASAAALLATVLPLAVASPAHAADGSSACRASASVPLDAEQARLSDARTTALVERGGFGDFVRRFPAALCTTRGPAEADRLVTDWGEALWQASVRRAQGQRPGGDLAPGDDRPLYWARLGMTAVLARWQPEFTADRAALRARFEDASRGLTNNAFRTAPGVRRVFISGFDPFGLDAEMRRANPSGSAALQLNGRRVTLADGSPAEIRAVVLPVRYADFDAGMVERAFAPRLAGGPAPADVITTVSQGYPGIFTLEDWAGRARSADPYPDNVRALSGGTREHPVTAPDLGPGPEFIRTTLPAGAVTGAVQSPYPVLLNSDVTEIPAGGTAPVDRTDGPTPGSRAVAGGGGGYLSNEVAYRSNRLRAELAPHLPGGHLHTPVLTGLPADPQQLTGPEFERNESAITAEVRAVLEHAAARR